One stretch of Streptomyces zhihengii DNA includes these proteins:
- a CDS encoding hemolysin family protein has product MTEVLLLAVAVLLSLACGVFVAAEFSLTTVERGELERAAERGERGAAGALKAVRSLTFQLSGAQLGITVTNLVVGMLSEPSIAALIRGPVEDLGLSPSVASSVALVIGTALSTVVLMVVGELVPKNWAISSPLAVAKVVAPPQRFFTAAFRPLIGHLNSTANRIVTRLGMEPTEELASARSPKELVALARHSAKAGALEADTAELFVRTLNLAELTAENVMTPRVQVMALDVSATAEDVANATRATGLSRFPVYRGSLDTVVGVAHIKDVLTVPADERPRHRVSDLLREPVLVPETLTVDRLLDRLSGRSTMAVVIDEYGGTAGVVTLEDIVEEVVGEVRDEHDPHETPDLARAGEDADGRRLWSADGAARTDQLATIGLDVPDGPYETLAGVVATELGRIPAEGDRIDIAGWRLDVVDAAGRRAARVLMHAPLAGDGAEDGGLTEEAGR; this is encoded by the coding sequence ATGACCGAAGTGCTCCTGCTCGCCGTGGCGGTGCTGCTCTCGCTGGCCTGCGGTGTCTTCGTCGCGGCGGAGTTCTCTCTGACCACCGTCGAGCGCGGCGAGCTCGAACGCGCCGCCGAGCGGGGCGAGCGCGGCGCGGCCGGCGCCCTGAAGGCCGTCCGCAGCCTCACGTTCCAGCTCTCCGGCGCCCAGCTCGGCATCACCGTGACGAACCTCGTCGTCGGCATGCTCTCCGAGCCCTCGATCGCCGCCCTCATCCGCGGGCCGGTGGAGGACCTCGGTCTCTCCCCCTCCGTCGCCTCCTCGGTGGCGCTGGTCATCGGCACTGCCCTGTCCACCGTCGTGCTGATGGTGGTGGGCGAGCTGGTGCCCAAGAACTGGGCCATCTCCTCGCCGCTGGCCGTGGCGAAGGTGGTCGCCCCGCCGCAGCGGTTCTTCACCGCCGCCTTCCGGCCGCTGATCGGGCACCTCAACAGCACCGCCAACCGGATCGTGACCCGGCTCGGCATGGAGCCCACCGAGGAGCTGGCGTCCGCGCGCAGCCCCAAGGAGCTGGTGGCCCTCGCCCGGCACTCGGCGAAGGCCGGGGCCCTGGAGGCGGACACGGCCGAGCTGTTCGTCCGGACGCTGAACCTGGCGGAGCTGACCGCGGAGAACGTGATGACGCCCCGGGTCCAGGTGATGGCCCTCGACGTGTCGGCGACCGCCGAGGACGTCGCGAACGCGACCCGGGCGACCGGCCTGTCCCGCTTCCCCGTGTACCGGGGCAGCCTGGACACCGTCGTCGGCGTCGCGCACATCAAGGACGTGCTGACGGTCCCCGCGGACGAGCGGCCGCGCCACCGGGTGTCGGATCTGCTGCGCGAGCCGGTGCTCGTGCCGGAGACCCTGACGGTGGACCGGCTGCTCGACCGGCTCTCGGGCCGGTCGACGATGGCCGTGGTGATCGACGAGTACGGCGGCACCGCCGGGGTCGTCACCCTGGAGGACATCGTCGAGGAGGTCGTCGGCGAGGTGCGGGACGAGCACGACCCGCACGAGACGCCCGACCTGGCGCGGGCCGGCGAGGACGCCGACGGGCGCAGGCTCTGGTCCGCCGACGGCGCCGCCCGCACCGACCAGCTCGCCACCATCGGCCTGGACGTCCCCGACGGACCGTACGAGACGCTCGCCGGGGTCGTCGCCACCGAGCTGGGGCGCATCCCCGCCGAGGGCGACCGCATCGACATCGCGGGATGGCGTCTGGACGTGGTCGACGCCGCCGGGCGGCGCGCCGCCCGGGTACTCATGCACGCACCGCTCGCCGGTGACGGCGCCGAGGACGGCGGTCTGACCGAGGAGGCCGGGCGATGA
- a CDS encoding GNAT family N-acetyltransferase, which produces MTELLIRPATAADAEAVLAFWTLAAEGTSITDDVDGVTRLIGRDPEALILAERDGLLVGSVIAGYDGWRCSLYRLAVLPSHRRRGISTALLEAAERRFAAVGGRRADAMVLEANERAHHAWSAAGYHRQNRWRRWVKPFA; this is translated from the coding sequence ATGACCGAGCTGCTCATACGCCCCGCCACGGCCGCCGACGCGGAGGCCGTCCTGGCCTTCTGGACCCTCGCCGCCGAGGGGACGAGCATCACGGACGACGTCGACGGCGTGACCCGGCTCATCGGACGGGATCCGGAGGCGCTGATCCTGGCCGAGCGGGACGGGCTGCTGGTCGGTTCGGTGATCGCCGGGTACGACGGGTGGCGCTGCTCGCTCTACCGGCTGGCCGTCCTCCCCTCGCACCGGCGCCGCGGCATCTCCACCGCCCTGCTGGAGGCCGCCGAGCGCCGTTTCGCCGCGGTGGGCGGGCGGCGCGCCGACGCGATGGTGCTGGAGGCGAACGAACGGGCCCACCACGCCTGGTCGGCGGCCGGCTACCACCGGCAGAACCGCTGGCGGCGCTGGGTCAAGCCGTTCGCCTGA
- a CDS encoding antitoxin: MAKTQLNVRVDETTAEAARRRALARGMSVNRYIEELVKQDAGEAGRTFVDAAADFMKEYEAVFAEEFGERR, from the coding sequence GTGGCCAAGACACAGCTGAACGTACGGGTCGACGAGACCACCGCGGAAGCCGCCCGCCGGCGGGCGCTCGCCCGCGGCATGAGCGTGAACCGCTACATCGAGGAGCTCGTCAAGCAGGACGCGGGGGAGGCCGGCCGCACCTTCGTCGACGCGGCGGCCGACTTCATGAAGGAGTACGAGGCGGTCTTCGCCGAGGAGTTCGGCGAGCGGCGTTGA
- a CDS encoding fic family toxin-antitoxin system, toxin component: protein MTLSIDLAWLLMVAEHHTPGDPQVTDWGALVAAVGRHDAEIFGTPVYQDPHTRAAALLQLLLHVPALEHSNAMFASAVAYGYLVASGEKVDTSPEQVRDLARLVKEGKADVHAVAGELRQWCG, encoded by the coding sequence TTGACCCTCTCCATCGACCTCGCCTGGCTGCTGATGGTCGCCGAGCACCACACCCCCGGCGACCCGCAGGTGACCGACTGGGGCGCGCTCGTCGCCGCCGTCGGCCGCCACGACGCCGAGATCTTCGGCACGCCCGTCTACCAGGACCCGCACACCCGGGCGGCCGCCCTGCTCCAACTGCTGCTGCACGTACCGGCGCTGGAGCACTCGAACGCGATGTTCGCCTCCGCCGTCGCCTACGGCTACCTCGTCGCCTCCGGCGAGAAGGTCGACACCTCCCCGGAGCAGGTCCGCGACCTCGCCCGCCTGGTCAAGGAGGGCAAGGCCGACGTGCACGCCGTCGCCGGCGAACTGCGGCAGTGGTGCGGCTGA
- a CDS encoding class I SAM-dependent methyltransferase: MARAPKASGDAVHHPLFARFYARMSVAADHRAGVAAHREELLAGLSGEVVEIGAGNGLNFARYPAAVSRVLAVEPERTLREAAHGAAARAGVAVEVVPGTAEALPAGDGEFDAAVASLVLCTVRDLPRSLAEIRRVLRPGGELRFFEHGLAPTPGAARVQRIVDATVWPRLFGGCHTARDTLAAIGAAGFELGAYRRLRVPEGGVPLPSSPCVIGVARRPAGG; the protein is encoded by the coding sequence ATGGCGCGTGCGCCGAAGGCGTCCGGGGACGCCGTCCACCATCCTCTCTTCGCCCGTTTCTACGCGCGGATGAGTGTCGCCGCCGATCACCGCGCCGGTGTCGCGGCGCACCGTGAGGAGCTGCTGGCGGGGCTCTCCGGGGAGGTCGTCGAGATCGGTGCGGGCAACGGGCTGAACTTCGCCCGCTACCCGGCCGCCGTCTCCCGGGTGCTGGCCGTCGAACCGGAGCGGACGCTGCGCGAGGCCGCGCACGGGGCGGCGGCGCGGGCCGGGGTCGCGGTCGAGGTGGTGCCGGGGACGGCGGAGGCGCTGCCGGCCGGGGACGGCGAGTTCGACGCGGCGGTGGCCTCGCTGGTGCTGTGCACCGTGCGGGACCTGCCGCGGTCCCTGGCGGAGATCCGCCGGGTGCTGCGGCCCGGCGGTGAGCTGCGGTTCTTCGAGCACGGCCTGGCGCCCACGCCGGGCGCGGCACGGGTGCAGCGGATCGTGGACGCCACGGTGTGGCCCCGGCTGTTCGGCGGGTGCCACACGGCGCGGGACACGCTCGCGGCGATCGGGGCGGCCGGGTTCGAGCTCGGGGCGTACCGGCGGCTGCGGGTGCCGGAGGGCGGCGTGCCGCTGCCGAGTTCGCCGTGTGTCATCGGTGTGGCGCGGCGGCCGGCCGGCGGCTGA
- a CDS encoding VOC family protein, giving the protein MRARIDEIVFDCHDPALLVRFWAALLGGEAVDRGGDWSYVDPPDSVRVAFQKVPEKKAAKNRLHLDLHAGDVDAAADEAVRLGASRIGALVTDDHGRFQVLADPEGNEFCFVAGTSAA; this is encoded by the coding sequence ATGCGCGCACGGATCGACGAGATCGTCTTCGACTGCCACGACCCGGCACTGCTCGTGCGGTTCTGGGCGGCGCTGCTCGGTGGCGAGGCGGTGGACCGGGGTGGCGACTGGTCGTACGTGGATCCGCCGGACTCGGTGCGGGTCGCCTTCCAGAAGGTGCCCGAGAAGAAGGCGGCCAAGAACCGGCTGCACCTCGATCTGCACGCGGGTGACGTGGACGCGGCGGCCGACGAGGCCGTGCGGCTCGGGGCCTCGCGCATCGGGGCGCTGGTCACCGACGACCACGGCAGGTTCCAGGTGCTCGCCGACCCGGAGGGGAACGAGTTCTGCTTCGTGGCGGGTACGTCCGCCGCCTGA
- the bioD gene encoding dethiobiotin synthase produces MAVIVVTGTGTEIGKTVVTAAVAALAVAGGRSVAVLKPAQTGVAPGEPGDAAEVVRLAGAVTAAELARFPEPLAPATAARRAGLAPVGPERIAAAARDLEAEHDLVLIEGAGGLLVRFDDDGSTLADVAVLLGAPVLVVVPAGLGTLNTTALTAEALRARGLAPLGVVIGSWPAAPDLAALCNRSDLPLSAGAPLLGAVPEGTGALTPEAFRAAAADWLAPSLGGRLDTAAWAAADA; encoded by the coding sequence ATGGCAGTGATCGTGGTGACCGGTACGGGGACCGAGATCGGCAAGACGGTGGTGACGGCGGCCGTCGCCGCGCTGGCCGTCGCGGGCGGACGGTCCGTCGCCGTGCTGAAGCCGGCCCAGACCGGTGTCGCACCGGGTGAGCCGGGGGACGCCGCCGAGGTGGTACGGCTCGCGGGCGCGGTCACGGCCGCCGAACTGGCCCGGTTCCCGGAGCCGTTGGCACCCGCCACGGCCGCCCGGCGCGCCGGGCTCGCCCCGGTGGGGCCGGAGCGGATCGCGGCGGCGGCGCGTGACCTGGAGGCCGAGCACGACCTGGTGCTGATCGAGGGCGCGGGCGGGCTGCTGGTGCGGTTCGACGACGACGGGTCCACGCTCGCCGACGTCGCGGTGCTGCTCGGCGCGCCCGTCCTCGTCGTCGTGCCCGCCGGTCTGGGCACCCTGAACACGACCGCGCTGACGGCCGAGGCCCTGCGCGCCCGGGGGCTCGCCCCGTTGGGCGTGGTGATCGGAAGCTGGCCGGCCGCCCCGGACCTCGCCGCCCTGTGCAACCGCTCGGACCTGCCCCTCTCCGCCGGCGCCCCCCTCCTGGGCGCCGTCCCCGAGGGCACGGGCGCCCTCACCCCCGAGGCGTTCCGTGCCGCGGCGGCGGACTGGCTCGCCCCTTCGCTCGGCGGCCGGCTGGACACGGCGGCATGGGCTGCGGCGGACGCCTGA
- a CDS encoding adenosylmethionine--8-amino-7-oxononanoate transaminase, translating to MPEYSAGELLALDRAHVWHPYGPMPGRTDPLVVRSASGVRLRLAEETEGRTELIDGMSSWWSAVHGYNHPVLNEAATAQLGRMSHVMFGGLTHEPAVRLAARLVEITPEPLRHVFLCDSGSVSVEVAVKMCLQYWRSLGRPAKRRMLTWRGGYHGDTWQPMSVCDPEGGMHGLWQGVLPEQIFAPAPPAAFEESYAEGLRELIGRHADELAAVIVEPVVQGAGGMRFHSPEYLRVLREACDEHDVLLVLDEIATGFGRTGELFAAEHAGVAPDVMCLGKALTGGYLTMAATLCTPRVADGISRGEVPVLAHGPTFMGNPLAAAVACASVDLLLERDWRQEVKRLETGLREGLAPAGDLPGVREVRVLGGIGVVQLDHRADMAAATRAAVREGVWLRPFRDLVYVMPPYVTGEEDLATVCHGVIAAAAAG from the coding sequence ATGCCTGAGTACTCCGCGGGCGAACTGCTGGCGCTGGACCGGGCGCACGTCTGGCATCCGTACGGCCCGATGCCGGGCCGTACGGACCCGCTGGTCGTGCGGTCCGCCTCCGGCGTCCGGCTGCGGCTGGCCGAGGAGACCGAGGGCAGGACCGAGCTGATCGACGGCATGTCGTCCTGGTGGTCGGCCGTACACGGCTACAACCACCCGGTGCTCAACGAGGCGGCGACCGCGCAGCTCGGCCGGATGAGCCATGTGATGTTCGGCGGGCTCACCCACGAGCCGGCGGTGCGGCTGGCCGCGCGGCTCGTCGAGATCACCCCGGAGCCGCTGCGCCATGTGTTCCTGTGCGACTCGGGCTCGGTGTCGGTCGAGGTCGCGGTCAAGATGTGCCTGCAGTACTGGCGTTCGCTCGGCCGGCCGGCCAAGCGGCGGATGCTGACCTGGCGCGGCGGGTACCACGGCGACACGTGGCAGCCGATGTCGGTGTGCGACCCGGAGGGCGGGATGCACGGGCTGTGGCAGGGCGTGCTGCCCGAGCAGATCTTCGCCCCCGCGCCGCCCGCCGCCTTCGAGGAGTCCTACGCCGAGGGGCTGCGCGAGCTGATCGGGCGGCACGCGGACGAACTGGCCGCCGTGATCGTGGAGCCGGTCGTGCAGGGCGCGGGCGGCATGCGCTTCCACTCCCCCGAGTACCTGCGGGTGCTGCGCGAGGCGTGCGACGAGCACGACGTGCTGCTGGTCCTCGACGAGATCGCCACGGGCTTCGGCCGGACGGGTGAGCTGTTCGCGGCGGAGCACGCCGGTGTCGCGCCCGACGTGATGTGCCTGGGCAAGGCGCTGACCGGCGGCTATCTGACGATGGCGGCGACCCTGTGCACGCCACGGGTGGCGGACGGCATCTCCCGGGGCGAGGTGCCGGTGCTGGCCCACGGCCCGACCTTCATGGGCAACCCGCTGGCCGCCGCCGTGGCCTGCGCCTCCGTGGACCTCCTGCTGGAACGGGACTGGCGGCAGGAGGTCAAGCGGCTGGAGACCGGCCTGCGCGAGGGGCTGGCCCCGGCCGGTGACCTGCCCGGGGTGCGGGAGGTCCGCGTCCTCGGCGGCATCGGCGTCGTCCAGCTCGACCACCGGGCCGACATGGCGGCGGCGACGCGCGCGGCCGTGCGCGAGGGGGTGTGGCTGCGGCCCTTCCGCGACCTGGTGTACGTGATGCCGCCCTACGTCACCGGCGAGGAGGACCTGGCGACGGTGTGCCACGGAGTGATCGCGGCCGCGGCCGCGGGGTGA
- the bioB gene encoding biotin synthase BioB yields the protein MDLLNTLVEKGLRRELPTREEALAVLATSDDDLLDVVAAAGKVRRQWFGRRVKLNYLVNLKSGLCPEDCSYCSQRLGSKAEILKYTWLKPDEASQAAAAGVAGGAKRVCLVASGRGPTDRDVDRVSKTIEAIKEQNEDVEVCACLGLLSDGQAERLRDAGADAYNHNLNTSESTYGEITTTHTYADRVDTVNKAHAAGLSACSGLIAGMGESDEDLVDVVFSLRELDPDSVPVNFLIPFEGTPLAKEWNLTPQRALRILAMVRFVCPDVEVRLAGGREVHLRSMQPLALHLANSIFLGDYLTSEGQAGKADLEMIADAGFEVEGSDTTTLPEHRVAGGGCGSVCGDGGGGCSDGADAGADTTASVAAAGEKAAEPAPAGAARTDLVAVRRRGAGTDLAPNA from the coding sequence ATGGACCTGCTGAACACGCTGGTGGAGAAGGGGCTGCGGCGCGAGCTGCCGACCCGTGAAGAAGCGCTCGCCGTACTGGCGACCTCCGACGACGACCTGCTCGATGTGGTGGCCGCGGCCGGCAAGGTGCGCCGCCAGTGGTTCGGCCGCAGAGTCAAGCTCAACTACCTGGTCAACCTGAAGTCCGGCCTGTGCCCGGAGGACTGCTCCTACTGCTCGCAGCGCCTCGGCTCGAAGGCGGAGATCCTCAAGTACACCTGGCTGAAGCCGGACGAGGCGTCCCAGGCGGCCGCCGCCGGTGTCGCGGGCGGCGCGAAGCGGGTGTGCCTGGTGGCGAGCGGGCGCGGCCCGACGGACCGCGACGTGGACCGCGTCTCGAAGACCATCGAGGCGATCAAGGAGCAGAACGAGGACGTCGAGGTGTGCGCCTGTCTCGGGCTGCTCTCCGACGGCCAGGCGGAGCGGCTGCGCGACGCCGGCGCGGACGCGTACAACCACAACCTCAACACCTCGGAGTCCACCTACGGGGAGATCACCACCACGCACACCTACGCGGACCGCGTGGACACGGTGAACAAGGCGCACGCGGCCGGTCTGTCGGCCTGCTCGGGTCTGATCGCCGGCATGGGCGAGAGCGACGAGGACCTGGTGGACGTGGTCTTCTCGCTGCGCGAGCTCGACCCGGACTCGGTGCCGGTCAACTTCCTGATCCCGTTCGAGGGCACGCCGCTCGCCAAGGAGTGGAACCTGACCCCGCAGCGCGCGCTGCGGATCCTCGCGATGGTCCGCTTCGTCTGCCCGGACGTCGAGGTGCGGCTGGCCGGCGGCCGCGAGGTGCATCTGCGCTCCATGCAGCCCCTGGCGCTGCACCTGGCCAACTCCATCTTCCTCGGCGACTACCTGACCAGCGAGGGCCAGGCCGGCAAGGCCGACCTGGAGATGATCGCGGACGCCGGGTTCGAGGTCGAGGGCAGCGACACCACGACGCTGCCCGAGCACCGGGTGGCGGGCGGCGGCTGCGGCTCGGTGTGCGGTGACGGCGGGGGCGGCTGCTCCGACGGGGCCGACGCCGGTGCCGACACGACGGCGTCCGTCGCCGCCGCCGGGGAGAAGGCGGCGGAGCCCGCGCCCGCCGGCGCCGCCCGTACCGACCTGGTCGCGGTGCGCCGCCGCGGCGCGGGCACGGACCTCGCCCCCAATGCCTGA